From a single Botrytis cinerea B05.10 chromosome 4, complete sequence genomic region:
- the Bcbet4 gene encoding Bcbet4, whose protein sequence is MASHGMPRIATTEQKSITAQLKEQKDIEEYKALVELIQLKVAERQYTREVLDLTSKLLSKNPEYYTIWNIRRRLLIHGLFSKSSESSLESDTQLPSSGPSENSTSGVISSSSTSASSEDSTKIRADPHLLNPWKNSTILDLIQADLDFIFPLMLGWPKCYWIWNYRLWLLKEANDRLAADVARGLWQRELVLVGKMLTRDSRNFHGWGYRRTVVSQLEDPKLDGSSMVESEFAYTTRMINAELKNFSAWHNRSKLIPRLLDERQATATERRQFLDDEFDLITKAMWNDAYPYDQSVWFYHQFLMSTLTESVGHATITPNFSREDRIEYIKQQIINLRDFLDGGEDCKWVFDALFEYTLAVCEMEMRLPEHDEVQDCKDWLSELRKLDPMRAGRWDGLELILRKSNE, encoded by the exons ATGGCAAGC CATGGAATGCCACGAATTGCGACGACTGaacaaaaatcaatcacGGCGCAGCTGAAGGAACaaaaggatattgaagaatacaAAGCTTTGGTAGAACTAATTCAGCTCAAA GTTGCAGAGCGCCAATACACCCGTGAGGTACTCGACCTAACTTCCAAACTACTGTCGAAGAATCCCGAATACTATACGATATGGAACATCCGCAGGCGTTTGCTAATTCATGGATTATTCTCGAAATCATCGGAGTCATCATTGGAATCGGATACCCAATTGCCTTCTTCTGGGCCATCCGAGAACTCGACGTCTGGCGTaatctcatcctcctctACCTCTGCGTCTTCCGAGGACTCGACCAAGATCCGGGCAGACCCGCACCTCCTGAATCCTTGGAAGAATTCTACGATACTTGATTTGATACAGGCAGActtagattttatatttccaTTGATGTTGGGCTGGCCAAAATGCTATTGGATATGGAACTATCGATTGTGGTTATTAAAAGAAGCAAATGACAGATTGGCCGCCGATGTCGCGAGAGGATTGTGGCAGCGCGAACTTGTCTTAGTGGGGAAGATGTTGACAAGAGATAGTCGAAATTTCCATGGCTGGGGATACCGACGCACCGTTGTTTCACAATTAGAAGATCCCAAATTGGATGGCTCAAGCATGGTCGAATCGGAATTTGCATACACTACAAGAATGATCAATGCGGAGTTGAAAAACTTCTCGGCCTGGCATAACCGAAGCAAACTAATACCAAGACTGCTCGACGAGCGGCAAGCGACCGCGACTGAGAGGCGACAGTTCTTAGATGATG AGTTTGATCTTATTACTAAAGCTATGTGGAATGATGCGTATCCGTATGATCAGTCTGTATGGTTttatcatcaatttcttatGTCAACTCTCACCGAGTCCGTTGGCCATGCAACCATAACTCCAAACTTCTCTCGAGAAGATcgtattgaatatattaagcagcaaattatcaatttgaGGGATTTTCTCGACGGAGGTGAGGATTGTAAATGGGTTTTTGATGCTTTGTTTGAGTATACACTTGCTGTAtgtgaaatggaaatgcgCCTGCCTGAACACGATGAAGTACAAGATTGTAAAGACTGGCTTTCAGAATTGAGGAAGCTCGATCCTATGAGAGCTGGTAGGTGGGATGGTCTCGAGCTCATTTTACGGAAGTCGAACGAGTAA
- the Bcama1 gene encoding Bcama1 produces the protein MSSFYNEGWWINSSPKILYSPDDSGYDSSSPRRRSSILSDTVSDHDPFLQQYRDENGKEWKTSLSMRIKNVINGNTIGHNLSTIAPNSLRLDGPSDSPKTPNELSSSTLPRPSTKSRPTLSNALRARTSVDSTPTRKSASSLHSPDRFLPVLKRSDSAAQSFRANKDPGSLSPYERLMRHSSASLDAFNPRRRATSPIPLASRPDSRRIVSANRGRGATALIFQRSAPTIPNGERQVSVGTVWAVGGVAPVSAGISDGRGGMLGSGTNAPLYTTSFSASRPKAQEDFEKHEDRLAQALDIDRTQRVFEFRDPLATPPATPFDSKFKRHIFDTKTTWNGTEWVLGGPEQKQPLPQEPRSLPVAPFKVLDAPNLRDDFYCSVLAYSGTSHTLAVGLGSLLYAWSEMAGVHLLHGGTSNASWLTSLAFSSTQGAKSILAFGRSDGSLSLLSLYDSLLPRFEVQQPCPIACVTWRPSITMRPSRNPLASGIMVKTEDLIVGDEQGNIYYYAVEWPDAWEITRDGWSGSMALIAKISIHTQQICGLSFSTDGSSFATGGNDNLCCLFRTNEVTRPSRGQLGTAEEVFLATAGMRRIHSVASQSRVKEIISGAEKHRWIHGAAVKAIAFCPWRDGLIATGGGSNDKCIHFFHTSSGACLATISVAAQVTSLIWSTTRREIAATFGYAQPEHPYRIAVFSWPDCKQVAAIPWEGEHRALFAIPYPGGPNESHSSREGGRALTRTAQEGCLVVASSDESVKFHEVWTSSMKATSGGEGLLGGSDILEGLEGIDKEGAVIR, from the exons ATGTcttctttttataatgaaGGGTGGTGGATCAATAGCTCTCCAAAGATTCTCTATTCTCCGGACGACTCAGGTTATGACAGTTCATCTCCCAGACGAAGGTCAAGTATATTAAGTG ATACTGTTTCGGACCATGACCCTTTCCTGCAACAGTAtcgagatgaaaatggaaaagaatggaaaacgaGTCTATCCATGCGAATCAAAAATGTGATCAATGGAAATACTATAGGTCACAACCTGTCAACTATTGCCCCAAATAGTCTTAGGCTTGATGGGCCATCAGATAGCCCCAAAACTCCGAATGAGTTATCTTCTTCGACACTACCTCGACCTAGTACCAAATCAAGACCAACTCTTTCGAATGCGCTCAGGGCTCGAACATCAGTTGACTCGACCCCGACTAGAAAGTCCGCTAGCTCCTTGCACTCTCCCGATCGATTTCTTCCTGTTCTGAAAAGATCCGATTCAGCGGCACAAAGCTTTCGTGCCAATAAAGATCCTGGGAGTCTTTCGCCTTATGAAAGACTAATGAGACATAGCAGTGCAAGCCTTGATGCTTTCAACCCACGCCGACGTGCTACATCACCAATCCCCCTAGCTTCTCGACCTGATTCAAGAAGAATTGTTTCTGCAAATCGTGGCAGAG GTGCTACTGCCCTTATTTTTCAGAGAAGTGCCCCGACAATACCCAATGGGGAGAGGCAG GTCAGTGTAGGAACCGTATGGGCCGTCGGAGGAGTGGCTCCTGTGAGCGCTGGCATCTCAGATGGGCGTGGTGGCATGTTAGGCAGTGGGACTAATGCACCATTATATACAACATCCTTCTCGGCTTCACGTCCAAAAGCACAAGAAGACTTTGAGAAGCATGAAGACAGGTTGGCGCAAGCATTAGATATTGACCGCACACAACGcgtttttgaatttcgagACCCATTAGCCACACCACCCGCTACTCCGTTCGATTCCAAGTTCAAGAGACATATTTTTGACACCAAGACTACATGGAATGGAACAGAGTGGGTTCTTGGTGGACCAGAACAAA AGCAACCATTGCCACAGGAACCTCGCAGTCTTCCTGTCGCACCTTTCAA AGTTCTCGATGCACCAAATTTACGAGACGACTTTTATTGCTCAGTTCTCGCATACTCTGGAACAAGTCATACACTGGCCGTTGGTCTGGGCTCACTGCTTTATGCATGGTCTGAAATGGCAGGAGTTCATTTACTCCATGGCGGAACTTCGAATGCTTCTTGGTTGACATCGCTGGCATTTTCATCCACACAAGGAGCCAAATCAATACTTGCCTTTGGCAGGTCTGATGGGTCTCTGAGTTTATTATCACTTTATGATAGTCTATTGCCAAGATTCGAAGTTCAACAGCCCTGCCCTATAGCTTGCGTAACCTGGAGACCATCGATAACAATGAGACCTTCGCGAAATCCACTTGCCTCAGGTATCATGGTGAAGACGGAAGATCTGATTGTCGGTGATGAACAAGGCAATATATACTATTATGCCGTTGAATGGCCTGATGCATGGGAAATAACTCGCGACGGCTGGTCTGGCTCCATGGCACTTATTGCCAAGATATCCATTCACACCCAACAAATTTGCGGTCTCTCATTTTCCACAGATGGCTCATCTTTCGCAACTGGAGGTAACGATAACCTTTGTTGTCTCTTTCGCACAAACGAAGTCACCCGGCCTTCTCGTGGTCAACTCGGCACAGCAGAAGAAGTATTCCTTGCCACGGCAGGCATGCGTCGCATACACAGCGTAGCGAGTCAAAGTCGTGTCAAAGAAATTATTTCAGGGGCAGAGAAACATCGTTGGATTCATGGAGCCGCTGTTAAGGCAATTGCATTCTGCCCTTGGAGGGACGGACTCATTGCAACCGGCGGCGGCAGCAACGATAAATGTATACATTTCTTTCACACATCTTCCGGGGCCTGTCTAGCTACCATTAGTGTCGCAGCTCAAGTTACTTCTCTTATTTGGTCCACTACTCGTCGTGAGATTGCAGCCACATTCGGGTATGCGCAACCCGAGCATCCATATCGAATCGCAGTCTTCAGCTGGCCAGATTGTAAACAAGTAGCTGCTATTCCGTGGGAGGGCGAGCATCGAGCACTATTTGCCATTCCATATCCAGGTGGCCCAAATGAGAGCCATAGTAGCAGAGAAGGGGGAAGAGCCTTGACAAGAACGGCTCAAGAGGGTTGCTTGGTTGTGGCTAGTAGTGATGAAAGTGTTAAATTTCATGAGGTTTGGACAAGTAGTATGAAGGCTACTAGTGGAGGCGAGGGTTTACTAGGTGGAAGTGATATTTTGGAGGGTTTGGAGGGGATTGACAAAGAGGGCGCTGTTATCAGATAA